The Rosa rugosa chromosome 3, drRosRugo1.1, whole genome shotgun sequence sequence tattactattttttttcctcctcatcgttaattcgttattcaattcacaaaaccattagtgttgacttcatcaaaatcttggGAACAccgaaaaaaattaaaaaatagaaataaatcagattatgattttattaggaaactttaataattttttttttttttttacaggtaaaaaattaaatgagagatttttgtaaaaaaaattatttttaattgaatattcatataaggatatttctggaaagagaaattggttagataagtaaatttcaTAATTGAAGTTAAAATGTAGgatgtaatgagcaagtagggtggcaatagccataCCCTTATATTAATTAGTTGTTAAGCTTGTAAATGCTCTACTATTAGGCATTAGAACTATCATATATGTTAATTCAAACCCACTTGATGATGTATTATTAGATTAAATTTTGATAGTTctattaaatttgatatttgtGTACTTCAGTGGGGGGCTGAGGAGGTTGAAATGGTTGAAGATGAGGTTTTGGAGACCTCAATGGGGGAGGAGGTTGAAGAAGGTGCTACTCTACTACTTGTGATGGCACCTAACTCAACTCTAGCGTGAGTTTATGTCTCCAAGAATACTCACAGTATCTATGCACTTTGAGTTTTTCAtcaatggtaattttggatgcGCTTCGTTGTTTAGTTAAAGAGGTTAACTTGCTTAGGTGACTGTTCTTTTTGACAACCCTACTGAGTTGAGTTGTTATGTATAATTTTGCTAATCTATAAATAAGTTGAcatatttctcaaaaaaaaaaaaaatatatatatatatatatatgcgcaACTTCTTGGTGTATCAAGATGCTTGTTGAGATCATTTTTGATCATGTCAGGAAGAAAACTTTGTAGAAGACTAGAAGTTTCCCTTGCAAATTTAAGGCATGGTCTTAACAATGTAATTGTTTGGTCAAATTGTCTCCTCAATATTATGTACTATTTGAATCAATTGGGAGGGGTTCTGTTAGAAACTATTCATTGTTATTTTGTTCATAAAAACATTACCCTTAATATCTCTCTCTTAGAAAACAAGATGACTAAATAGGGAATGCAATTACCCAATACTATTTGATCTAATGGTAGTAGTGCTTATTTTATAAGTAGAAGATTCTGAGTTTGACTCACAGATTGGTTGTTGTACATTCTCGATTGTAATATTATCAGTTGTTTACTGACGTTTCTAATAAGTAAAGCAATTAGGGAAGTAATTGGCTTTTATTTTCTTGATTgcgaaacaacaacaacaaaaaaattgttaaaatctatactattattattttttttttaaaggggtttggctggaaggctcagccccacgccctgttccatttattgaattaaaaacttgcatcggggggggggggacatataacctgaaccccgagctacatGAGTACTATTACaataatcctcatagagaacatcctaaataatagcaggagtctcctCTAACCACACATCATCAATATAAAACAAACTAGCTAGGTGAGCAAGCTTATCTGCAACACCATTAGCTTCACAATAGATATGACGAATCCTAACAGATTGAAAAGAAGACATATAATCCTTACAATCATCTAGAATCCGACTAACCTCCGAGAAATTCTTCTCTCCGATATTAAGTGCAGCAACTAAAATGGCAGAGTCGCTTTCAATCTCAATTTCAGACCAACCCTGGTGAATACCAAGAAGTAAACCAGCTCTACACGCCTCAACTTCCATATTGAGGAATGTGTGTGCATGTAGAAAAGGCCTAGCCAAAGCAGCAATACCCATGCCAACATCATCCCTGACTACTACACCAATGCCTCCACATCCCACATCTGCTCTAAACGCTCTGTCCACATTTATCTTCAATCTCCCACTAGGAGGACACTGCCATTTCATGGgtgccctcttcttcttccccacaGCCTTTGGATGGTACTTTTGGAACTCAGCAAGGTGACTCACAGCCCACTCAATCAGCATCATCGGTTGGAAGGCATCATTCTTCCAAACCATCTTATTTCTTTCGAACCAGACAGCCCACAGACCCACAAAGAAAAAATCATGCTGATCTACGGACAAGTTGTCCAGCATATCCAACATCCATGAAGAGAGAGTCTTGGCTGGGTGCTCAATGAGGTTTAATTGCAAAGGCCCATACAACCAAAAGCAAAGTAAGGCTGGGCAATCTTTAAATAAATGTGTACCTGATTCACATGCAGCCATGCAGAACGTGCACTTCACATCAGGGAGAGAAACCTTCTTTTGTACTAGATTGCATTTAGTTGGCAAGATTCCCTTAAGCAACTTCCACATGAATAACTTAACTTTTGGGggagcagaagcagaagcactCCACAACATATGCCAGTAATGCCTCCAAACACCACCCTCCACCATCGACCCAGAGGCACAGTCCCTCACCGTTTGCACCTTATTAAAAATGTAGTAACCACTCTTCACACTATAAATACCTTTCCGAGCGTAATGCCACACCAACCGATCCTCCGAATTCAGAAGACTTAAGGGAATGACCGCAATAGTATCAACTTCATGACCTGTGAAAGTTCTTCTAGGAGCTCCATTACCCACTCTCGGCCACCCTCATCTATAAGATCAGCTACCGTAAAATCCTTTGTCCCTTCCATCAAAGGAGAATACGGTTTTAATGCAAAAGGTAAGGGCACCCACGGATCTAGCCAAACCGAAATACTCCGGCCATCTCCTACTTGAAACCTCAAGCCCTTCTTCAAAACTTCTCTACCAGAGATAATACTCCTCCAAGTATAAGAATCCCCCCCTTTCACCTCCGCTTCCAAAAAAGAACAATGAGGATAGTATTTAGCTTTAAGGAGTCTAGCCACAATAGAATCCGGTTGTTGAATCAATCGCCATCCTTACTTGGCCAAAAGAGCCAAATTAAAGTGATGCATATTTCTAAAGCCCATACCGCCTTCATTCTTCGAAGAACAAAGTTTTTTCCATGAAACCCAATGAATCTTTCTCACCGAATCATCCCCTCCCCACCAAAATCGGGCCATCAAACGGTGCATCTCCTCACACAAATGCTTCGGAAGCTCAAAACAATTCATCACATACGAAGGAATCGCTTGTGCCACCGCTTTAATTAAAATTTCCTTACCAGCCACACTCAGAGTTTTCTCCCTCCAACCTTGTGTACGATTCCGGATTTTCTCATTTAGATAACTGAAAGCTGCTTCCTTAGAATAGCTTAATTCCATCGGCAACCCAAGATATTTGTCATGTTTCTCCACTCTTACAACCCCCAAAGTATCAGCAAGTTCATCTTGTAAAGCCCTATCAACATTTTTGCTAAAGGAAATACAAATTTTCTGATAATTAACCTGTTGACCTGAGGCACATTCATACTCATGCAAAATGTTCTTCAAAGCCACACATTCACCTCTCTCTGCcttgaaaaaaatgaaagaatcaTCCGCAAAGAAAAGATGACTAATACTAGGAGCACCCACACATATCTCAACGCCATGCAACAAGTCCCTTTGTTCAGCCAATAAAATACAACGTGACAACACTTCTGCACAAAGAAGAAACAAGTATGGGGAAATAGAATCACCTTGTCTCAACCCACATGAAGGGACAATCCGACCTCTTGGCTCACCATTGACAATAAAAGAATAAGTCACCGTGCTAATGCACCTCATGATTCACTGTACCCAAATGCTACTGAATCCCATTATCTTctccaaaattgaaaaatttgaCGAATATAACCCTTTAATATTAAAAAAACTATAGAAATTGAAATAACCAACAAGGACAATAATgtcaatttaaaaaataaaaataaattaaattccttaaaataaaataaaataaaataaatagtagTTATTGTTGTAGAAAACTGCTTTGATTAAGAAACTACCCACTTccttacccaaaaaaaaaaaaaaaaaacacccacaCACATAGAGTGTGGGCACATGCTAGTATAGATAATCACAAGCAACACGGTCGGATACAATACAAGTTAAAATCTAGCAGTTTTGATGACTCCCACAACTAAACAATCCTAGATTAACCAAACTAATGACCTTTTTAGGAAAGAAGTAATTTCTCCACCTAAAGATATGATTTCTCTTTATTATAAAAATGTGATTCTCAGTTCACATATGACACGACAAAAATCTAGAATAATAAATCAAAGATGCGAAATCCAAGTTTATAAGTCAAATAAAAAAAGATCTTACGTTCCAAACCAACTTTCAGAATTTGAATCAAGTAGTGAGTTCCGCACAAACTCAACTATAAACTTCTTCTAGAATTCTGAATCTGATTTAGAGTGACTATTGGACAAATTCACCAACTAGAAGACCAAGACTATCAGTCTGATAGTCACAAATCTCAACGAACAAAGACCAACCATAAAAGggtaaataaacaaaacaacttCCACGCCACCAAAAACGGCCACAATATCACCATGAAAACACAAAATCTTCAAAGCAACTTAAAAGACCACCAATCACCACAATATC is a genomic window containing:
- the LOC133737250 gene encoding uncharacterized protein LOC133737250, translated to MVEGGVWRHYWHMLWSASASAPPKVKLFMWKLLKGILPTKCNLVQKKVSLPDVKCTFCMAACESGTHLFKDCPALLCFWLYGPLQLNLIEHPAKTLSSWMLDMLDNLSVDQHDFFFVGLWAVWFERNKMVWKNDAFQPMMLIEWAVSHLAEFQKYHPKAVGKKKRAPMKWQCPPSGRLKINVDRAFRADVGCGGIGVVVRDDVGMGIAALARPFLHAHTFLNMEVEACRAGLLLGIHQGWSEIEIESDSAILVAALNIGEKNFSEVSRILDDCKDYMSSFQSVRIRHIYCEANGVADKLAHLASLFYIDDVWLEETPAII
- the LOC133737251 gene encoding uncharacterized protein LOC133737251, giving the protein MRCISTVTYSFIVNGEPRGRIVPSCGLRQGDSISPYLFLLCAEVLSRCILLAEQRDLLHGVEICVGAPSISHLFFADDSFIFFKAERGECVALKNILHEYECASGQQVNYQKICISFSKNVDRALQDELADTLGVVRVEKHDKYLGLPMELSYSKEAAFSYLNEKIRNRTQGWREKTLSVAGKEILIKAVAQAIPSYVMNCFELPKHLCEEMHRLMARFWWGGDDSVRKIHWVSWKKLCSSKNEGAEVKGGDSYTWRSIISGREVLKKGLRFQVGDGRSISVWLDPWVPLPFALKPYSPLMEGTKDFTVADLIDEGGREWVMELLEELSQVMKLILLRSFP